CGTTACTTCGGCCCGATTGTCGGCAACTGGACAACCTGTCAGAACGATTCATTTGCGTTCCAGTTGGCGCAGGGGGTTCGGGCCTTTGATATTCGGATTGGCTACGAGTTGCGAGCGGAGGGCGAGCGCTTTTACTTTCATCACAACGGCGGCCGCTCCGGACGACTCCTCGATGAATTGCTGGAGGCCGTACTGGCGTTTATCACGGAAAATCCCGGGGAGTTCCTGATGCTCGACTTTCACCAGTTGGGCGATGGTAAACACCCCTTCCCCTACCAGACGTTCAGCGACCTGATGGCCGATCGTCTGGGGCCTCACGCCATTGCCCACTCCCTCGCCGACCTGTCGGTCGGCGAACTCAAGCGCACCCGCACACGCAGCCGGGTGATGCTCGCCGCCAGCGGCTCGCTGGACCTGGACCGCACACTGTTCTGGCCGAGAATCAGCCACAAATGGAAGGACAGCACCTTCACCAGCCCCCAGGACCTGTACCTGCATATTGCCCGCACCCTGGACAAGGAGCCGGTCTCCAGCACTTTTCCCTGGTCGCTGTCGGCAACCTGCTATTCCCTGCTTGGCCCCGCCGACATCAAGCACTACCTGGACATCTGGTTTCACCCCAGCGTGCCCTGGATCAGTCGGTGTTCCATCATCAATAGCGACTTCGTCGATGAGTCAACGATTGTCGAGCATTGTGCGATGGCCAATGCCATCAAAGCTGCCGCAATCACGCCTTGACCGACCCAGATCATGCATCCACTACAAATCTCCTGCAGGACCAGCCCGGGCGGCGTCCCGCTGCTCGGGATGGGGCCGGCGCATTCAACACATTCGCCGGCCAAACCCTACCCTGTCACCACAGCGGCAAGCTGTAGCTGACAATCAAACGGTTCTCGTCGATGTCGCTGGCGAAGCTGCTGCGATAGCTGGCATTGCGCCATTTGATCCCGACGTTTTTCAGCGCACCGCTCTGGATCACGTAACCGATGTCGGTGTTGCGTTCCCACTCTTTGCCGTCCCCCGGTGCGGCGCCGAGGTTGACCTGGTCGCCCTTGACGTAACGGGTCATGAAGGTCAGGCCCGGGATGCCGACGCCGGCGAAGTTGAAGTCGTAGCGGGCCTGGAAGGAGCGTTCGTCCTGGTTGGCGAAGTCGTTGATCTGCACCAGGTTGACCAGGTACGGGTCGGCGCCATTGACGTTGGCGAAGCCGGTGTCACCGCTCATTTTCTGGTAGGTCAGGCCAAACGCATGAGCACCCAGGGCGTAGGTGAACATCGCACCGAGCATGCGGTTGTCAACGTTGCTATTGCCGTCATCGGTGGCACTCGACCAGCGCAGGTCGGACTTCAGCGACTGGCCCTCGGTCACTGCCAAGGTGTGGCTCAGGGTCAAGAAGTGCTGCTTGTACAGATCCTCCAGGTGGGCGTAGTGATAACCGGTGGTCAGGCCGTTGCTCCACTTGTAGTCACCGCCGATGAAATCGAACTGGTCGGTGGTCGCATTGGCGCCGGTGACGATGTTGCGGCGCGGCCCTTTCATCACCGTCATGTCTTCGCGGTTACTGGAGTTACGCTGGCTGACCTGGGTCAGGCGCCCGCCGTTGAAGGTCAGGTTGTCCAGGTCCATGGAGGTCAACTGGCCGCCCTCGAAGGTCTGCGGCAACAGGCGCGTATCGTTGGGCACCAGCACCGGCAGCTTGGGCATCAGCGTACCAACCTTGAGGGTAGTCTTGGACACCCGCACCTTGCCGGTCACACCCAGTTCGCTGTAGTTGTCCGGGGCGCGCCTGGACGTCGGTCCCTGGGGCAGCAAGCCGGTAACGCCGGCGCGATCCGGGCTTGAATCGAGCTTGATCCCGAGCAGGCCCTGGGCATCGACACCAAAACCCACCGTGCCCTCGGTGAAACCCGACTCCATCTTCAGGATGAAACCCTGGGCCCACTCCTCGCCCTTGTTTTGCGGCGCGTTGGCCTGGCGGAAGTCGCGGTTCATGTAGAAGTTACGCATCTCCACACTGGCCTTGCTGTCGTTGATGAAGTCGGCGGACGCTGGGGCGCAGACACCGATGACCCCGGCCATACCGGACAACTGGGCAATGCGGACAGATCGTTTGACGTACATAAGGCTCTCTTTTTTATTGTTGTGGTGCAGCACACCCACGCACCCTGCGTGGGCTCCCTACAGCGGCAAATCAGGTTCTAGAAATTGCGCCGGTTGAGCTTGAGCACCCAGCCGACAATGCCGACCCGGAACAGCAACACGCAGAGGACGAAAATCATCCCCAGGATCACGTGCACCCATTCCCCCAGCGGGCCGTTGGACAGGTAGCTCTGCAAGGTCACCACCACAGTGGCGCCCACCAGTGGACCGAGGATGGTGCCGACACCGCCGAGCAGGGTCATCAGGATCACCTCGCCGGACATGTGCCAGTGCGCGTCGGTGAGCGACGCCAGCTGGAACACCACAGTCTTGGTCGAACCGGCGAGGCCGGTCAGCGCCGCCGAGATGACGAACGCCAGCAGCTTGTGCGCGTCGACGTTGTAGCCGAGGGAAATCGCCCGTGGCTCGTTCTCGCGAATCGCCTTGAGCACTTGGCCGTAAGGCGAGTGGATGGTGCGCTGGATGACCGCGAAGCCGAACACGAACACCGCCAGCACGAAGTAGTACATGGTCAGGTTGTTGCTCAGCTCCAGCAGCCCGAACAACTCACCACGCGGCACCCCGTGCAGGCCGTTTTCGCCGCCGGTGAACGGCGCCTGGACGTAGAGAAAGAACACCAGCTGCGCCAATGCCAGGGTGATCATCGCGAAGTAGATGCCCTGGCGCCGGATCGCCAGCAAGCCAAACACCAACCCCATCAGCGCAGAGCTCAAGGTGCCAAGGATGATCCCCAGGCCGGTGTCGAGACCGCTGTACTGGGTCAGCAGGAATCCGGTGACGTAGCCACCGGTGGCGAGGAACGCCGCGTGCCCGAAGGACAACAAGCCGGCGTAACCCAGCAGCAGGTTAAAGGCACAGGCGAACAGCGCGAAACACAGCAACTTCATCAGGAACACCGGGTAGATCGCCGCCGGCGCCACCAGCGCCACGGCGAACAGTGCCAGGTAGAAGCCACGCTTGCGCCGGGTTGCCGCCTTTTGCCGTTCCAGCACCACTTGCGGTGGCTGGCGTACGGCCTCTGGTTTGATCTGCAGACTTGTCATGTTATGCCTCCTTTCCGAACAGGCCTGCCGGACGCAGCAGCAGCACCAGGACCATCACCAGGAACACCACGGTGTTGGCCGCTTCTGGATAAAACACCTTGGTCAGCCCTTCGATCAGGCCCATGGCCAGGCCGGTGACGATGGCGCCCATGATCGAGCCCATGCCGCCGATCACCACCACCGCAAACACCACGATCAGCAGGTTGGCGCCCATGGTCGGGGTCACCGAATAGATCGGTGCCGCCAGCACGCCGGCAAAGGCCGCAAGGGCTGCGCCGTAGCCATAGGTCAGGGTGATCAGCAGCGGCACGTTGATGCCGAAGGCCTGCATCAGCTTCGGGTTCTCGGTGCCGGCGCGCAGGTAGGAGCCAAGCCGGGTGCGTTCGATCATGTACCAGGTGACCAGGCACACCGCCAACGCGGCAACGATCACCCAGGCGCGATAGGTCGGCAGGAACATGAAGCCGAGGTTGTAGCCGCCCTTCAGTTGCTCAGGCATCGGGTAGGCCGAGCCGGACACGCCGAACAGCTTGACGAACGAGCCTTCAAGGATCAGCGCCAGGCCGAAGGTCAGCAGCAGGCCGTAGAGGTGATCCTCACCGGCGATACGCCGCAGCAGGTAACGCTCGATCAGCACGCCGACCGCCCCCACCAGCAGCGGCGCCAGCACCAGCGCCATCCAGTAGTTGACGCCCAGCCAGTTCAGCGCCATCACCGCGGTGAACGCGCCGAGCATGTACTGCGCGCCGTGGGCAAAGTTGATGATGCGCAACAGCCCGAAAATGATCGCCAGGCCGAGGCTGAGCAAGGCATAGAATGCGCCGTTGATCAGGCCCAGGAGCAACTGCCCGGACATCACCGCCAGGGGAATACCGAATATCAAAGTCATGATTCATCACCCACAGAAAGACCCTGATGCCCGGCAACCCAGCCGCCGGGCACGCGCTATCAGTCATGCATCGGTCAGTTTTGGCTGAGCAACTTGCACTTGCTCTCGGCCACCGGGCGGTAGGCCTCGTCGCCGGGGATGGTGCGCACGATCTTGTACAGGTCCCACTCGCCCTTGGACTCGGCCGGGGTCTTGACCTGCACCAGGTACATGTCGTGGACCATGCGTCCGTCGGCGCGGATCTTGCCGTTCTTGGCGAACATGTCGTTGACCGGCGTCGCCATCATCTGCGTGCGCACGGTTTGTGCTTCATCACTGCCGGTGGCCTTGATCGCGTTGAGGTAGTTCATGGTCGCCGAGTAGATCCCCGCCGGCACCATGCCCGGCATCTTGCCGGTGCGTTTGTGGTAACGCTCGGCCCAGGCGCGGCTCTCGTCGTTCATGTCCCAGTACCAGCCGGTGGTCAGCATCAGGCCCTGGGTCACGTCCAGGCCCATGGCGTGGATGTCGTTGAGAAACACCACCATGCCCGCCTGCTTCTGCCCGGATTGGGCGACGCCAAACTGGTTGGCGGTCTTCAGCGAATTGACGGTGTCGGCACCGGCGTTGGCGAAGGCGATCACCTCGGCACCGGAGCCCTGTGCCTGGAGGATGTAGGAGGAAAAGTCGTTGGTGGGAAACGGGTGACGAACCTTGCCCACGACTTTGCCGCCATCGGCTTCGACGACTTTAGTGATGTCCGCTTCCATCGCATGGCCGAAGGCATAGTCGGCGGTGATGATGAACCAGCTCTTGCCGCCGTCGGCCAGCACCGACTTGGCCGTACCGTTGGCCAGGGCGTAGGAGTCGTAGGTCCAGTGAATATGGTTGGGCGAGCAGAATTCGTTGGTCAGGCTCGACGCCGCCGCACCGGAAATCAGCGCCAGTTTGCCGGACTGCTCGACCACCTTGCTGGCGGCCAGCACCACCGAGGAGGCGACCATGCCGGTGACCATGTCGACGTTACGCTCATCGACCCACTGGCGCACGGTGTTGGCGCCGACGTCCGGTTTGTTCAGGTCGTCGGCGCTGAACACCACAATTTTCTTGCCGTTGACCTGGCCGCCGAAATCCTCGATGGCCATGTTCAACGCGTCCAGGCCACCGGGGCCGGACAGGTCGCGGTAAGTGCCCGACATGTCCGCCAGGTAACCGATGCGAATTTCATCGTCGCTGATCTGCGCCTGGGCCGCGCCGGCGATCAGGCTGGAAGCCAGGATGGCGCTTGCTGTTTGCTGAAAAACCTTCATGTAGATCACCCCACTGTCCGACGTTATTTTTATTGTTCCAGGCAAAGCGGCCCCGTGCCGTCGAGGTGAAAGCCTCGGCGACCTGCATGATGCTCGGGGTAAAACGGGTGTCAGACGCCCAGGCAGCTGTGCAGCAGCTCCTGCTTGGCGTCCAGTTCAGCAGCGCTGATCTGTTCCACGATCTGGCCGTGATCCATCAGGTAATGACGGTCGGCCAGGGGCGCGGCAAAACGGAAATTCTGTTCCACCAGGACGATGGTCAGGCCCTTGTTTTTCAGCTTGATCAGCACCTGACCAAGCTTTTGCACGATCACCGGGGCCAGGCCTTCGGTGATCTCGTCGAGCAGCAGCAGGTTGGCCCCGGTCCGCAGGATTCGCGCCATCGCCAGCATTTGCTGTTCACCGCCGGACAGTCGCGTGCCCTGGCTGAAGCGGCGTTCGTAGAGGTTGGGGAACATCTCGTAGATTTCGTCCAGGCTCATGCCATCGCTGCGCACATTGGGCGGCAGCAGCAGGTTTTCCTCGACGTTCAAGCTGGCGAAAATGCCCCGCTCCTCCGGGCAGAAACCCACGCCCAGACGCGGGATCAGGTGCGCCGACAGGCCGATGGTTTCGGTGCCGTTGACCATGATCGAGCCGGTGCGCCGACCGACCATGTTCATGATCGCCCGCAGCGTAGTCGAGCGACCGGAGCCATTGCGCCCCAGCAGGGTCACCAGTTCGCCACGGCGGACCTGCATGTCGATGCCGTGAAGGATGTGCGACTCGCCATAGAAGGCGTGCAGGTCGGCGATGCGCAGTTGTTCGAATTCAGGGGTGTGCAGACTGCTCATGCGTGGGCCCCTTGCACTGCCGCCTCACTGCCCAGGTATGCCTCGCGCACCTGCGGATGGGCCGACACGCTGGCGTAGTCGCCCTCGGCCAGAATCGCCCCGCGCGCCAGCACGGTGATGCGGTCGGACAGCTCGCTGACCACGCTCAAGTTGTGCTCCACCATCAACACCGTGCGCCCCACCGCCGCACGTCGTACCAATTCGATGACCATGTTCACATCCTCGTGCCCCATTCCCTGGGTCGGTTCGTCGAGCAGCAGCACGCTGGGGTCCAGCGCCAGGGTGGTGGCCAGTTCCAGCGCACGTTTGCGGCCGTACGGCAATTCGATGGTCTGGGTGTGGGCGTAGTCGGCCAGGCCCACCTCTTCGAGCATCTGCATGGCGCGTTCGTTGAGCGAATCGAGGCTGCTCTCGGGCTTCCAGAAATGGTAGGAATCACCGCGCTTGCGCTGCAGCGCCACCCGCACGTTTTCCACCACGCTCATGTGGCCGAACACCGCCGAGATCTGGAACGAGCGCACCAGGCCCAGGCGCGCAATCTCGTTGGGCTTGAGACGGGTGATGGTTTTGCCCTGGTAGAGGATTTCGCCACGGGTGGGCGGGAGGAACTTGGTAAGCAGGTTGAAAACCGTGGTCTTACCGGCCCCATTGGGACCGATCAGGGCATGGATATGGCCCTTCTGAACACGCAGATCGACCGAGTCGACGGCGGTGAAACCGCGAAACTCCTTGGTCAGGCCGCGGGTTTCCAAGACAAACTCTGGTGACATGTGGAGCCCTCTAACCTTGTTTGTTTTTATTGGTTATGGCGCTGCGGACACACTTGCACTGACGTTTACGCTTACGTAAACGTGACCGAATATACAAAAGTCAGAATCGTCCTACAAGATATAAACGGATAACTTACGACTAAAGTATTTCAGGGCTGAAACATGTGTTGGCGCGAGGCTCTAGACCGGGCATCCACATGACTTTCATGGACACAGAGTCCCCTGATGGAGCGAGCCTGCTCGCGAAGAGGCCGACACATGCACCCTCGGCAGCGCCTGACACTGCGCATCGCTGGCCAGCTCCTACAGGGATCCGCGGCCGCTCACAAGATCCGCGAAAAACGCAGCCTCAGACATTGGTAAAAATCCCCGTCACCGGCTCGATGTTCCCCTCATAGGGCACCGTAGTACCCGCTGCCTTGGCCACGGTCGCCCAGATCCGCTGCATGTCGACGAAACGCTTGCCGATTACCGGATTGCCCGAGTGATGATCCCGATCGGCCTGGCCGGTGATGTTGAAGTAGCGTCCATCGCCATCGCCGCTCTTGAGCAAGCCACTCGCACCGCCCATCAGCACCATCGGCATGTCGATCATATGCTCCGGCGCACCGTCGGCCATCTCGCTGGTCAGCACCACCAGGGTATGGTCGAGCAGGCTGTCTTCGGGGGCATGCGGGTCCTGATAACGGGCCAGCTCATCCATGAACCGTTTGACCTGGCGCACGTACCATTGCCGCGTACCCTTCCAGAACGGTTCCCCGGAATAGCGGTGCGCACAATCATGGGGATTACTGGTGGTGCTGACGTCGACGATGTTCAGTGATTCCGCCGAGCGCCCGATTTGTATCGTTGCGACCCGGGTAATCCCGCACCCCAGGGCGGTGGCCACCACCTGATGATGGTTGGCCTGAACCTGAGTACGATCGCGAGCCGAGCGAAAATCCAGGGGCTCCAGGGTCACGGGCTTGCACTCGCCGATGGGCGGCTGATCCATCTCGAGGTCCTTGATCACCTGCTCCACCGAGTCCAGATGGGTGACCAGCTTCTGGTGCTCGGCACCGGACAGCTTGCTGAGGATTTCGCGGGTATCGAGCAATGCCATGTCCAGGAATGACCGGTTGCGCAGCGGTCGGCCATCGGGATTGCGTTTGCGCACCGGCGCCTTGAACAAGGCCTCGGCCATTAACACCGGATCGCGATACGGGGTGCGAATCGCCTTGTCCTGGAAGGAGACGAACCAGGGCGTGCCGTCGACGCCGGCATGGGGCCCGGCAAACAGACTTCGGTGAGAAGCCTCGGTGCCCGGCAAGTGATTGCCCAACAGGATATCGATCGACGACTGACTGGACTTGGTGTCGCGCAATACCCAGTTCCAGCCGCTGTGTCCGACGTTACCCGGGCCCAGCATAATCCCGCGCAGGTACAACGACTGATCGCGGTAGGCGGCCAGCTCGGCGCTGATCTCATTCAGGGTGAACGCGCTGGTGTCCACGTCCTGGGCCGTAGGGTGCCAGAGCCCGCGCCCATCACCAAAACCGCCGCCGGTGTAGGAATCCACCGCCAGACCGTCAGGCACCACCACAAATACCACCTTGAGCTTCGCCTGCTCCGTCTGCCCGGCCAGCGCCATGCGCGACAGACCGAAAGGGCTCAACGAACCATAGACACTCACAGCAGCCAGGCCCTGCAAAAAACGCCGACGACTTTTAAGAAGATCCATGATCAATTCCTCTCGGTCTTGTAAATGAACGCCTTGGACGTACCCAATGCCTTGAGCATCTCGGCCAGCGAGCCTGAGGTTTTCAGGCCGTCGGCGACCGCCTTGACGGTGCCCGACGTCGAGACATCGGATTTACTGCCAAAGACAAACCGGAAATAACTGTCCGCCATGCAGAACTGCGAGGTTGGGCTGCGCGAAACAATGTTGGCGATATCGCGCACATCATTGATCGGCTCAGTACCAGTTGCCGTGAGGAAGGGACCGGATGCCTTGATCGGCAACATCTGCGGATACTGGTTGTAGTTATGGGCTCGCTCCTCAAGGCGATAGCGCCCGGCCGCGTCGTAATGCTCCATCGAGGAACCGGTGTCGTTCATGTATTGGTGGCACTGCCAGCAACGTCCACCGGATGCCTGCTCACCGTTGACCGAGTCCCAATACTCGCGGGTAGTGATGGCCCGTGGCGGCTGGGTCGGATCGGTCGGGTCAGGTTCCACCGGCGCGCCGAACTCATGACAGAACATCTGTTCACGAATCATGATGCCGCGCTTGACCAGCGAGGTGGCCTGGTAGTCGGACGTTGCCGCCTGTGTCAGGCCCAGGTGCAGCAGGCCGCCACGCTTGTCATCGACCGTCACCTTGCGCATGTCATTGCCCGTCACGCCAGCGATCCCGTAATGCGCGGCCAGGGCCTGATTGAGGAAGGTGTAGTGCGGCGTGAACAGTTCCGTGAAGGTGCCGTTGTTGAGCATCAGGTTGCGACTCAGCAGGTACTGCTCCTGCGCCATGAGCTGAATCATCTGCGCGCTCAACCCGGGTTTTTCCTGCACGCCACGTTCAGTCTTGACGTAGTAACTGACAAACCGGTTGAACTGGGCGATGCCGCGCTCCGTACGCATCATGCGCTCGATCTCGGCGCCGATCTGTAGCTCGGTCTGCAGTTCGTTGCGCTGCGCCTTGGCCAGCAACGCCTCGTCCGGAGTGGTGCCGAGGAACCCGTAAGACAGCGCGGTGGCCACCTCGTACGGTGTCAATTGATAGACCGTGCCGTCACGCGTGGTGCTCACGCCCAGTTCAGAGCGATAGAGGAAGTTAGGCGACAGCAACAGCGCGGCAATCAGCCCCGGCGCCTCCTGCTCCTCGTAAAGCGTCTGATAGCGCTCGCGCTCGGCGTCGCTGAGCGGACGCCGGAACAACTGCAAGCCCAGCGACGTGACCAGATCCGCCCCCATCTTCGACGGTGCCAGGACGCGCAGGCGCGCCGGCGTCACCTCGTTGGCCACCGACAGGGCCATGTCGTAGAACTGCTTGACGTCTTCGGCCTGGAGAATCCCCTTGCTGGCCTCGCCGGGGTACTTGAAGTCGGTTTCCGACTTGTCGGCCGGCAACTTCTCGGGGTTGATCTCTACCCCCAATACATCCATGACAGTGGCGGCATACTCATCCGCGGTCAGCAGACGCAACTGCCGCACCCCTTGCGACTCACCCGGCTTCAGAAAGGGTGCCCAGACCACGTCGAACAGGTGCGTGCTGACTTCCGTGGCGCAAGTCGTATCGCAATGCCCGGCCACCGGCATGCTCTTGATCTGCCGGACCAGCGCATCCAGCCCCGCGGCGCTCCAGGTTGTGGCCATGCGCTGGGTGGCGAAAGACTCCATCGAGTGACATTTGGTACAGGCCTGGGCCAGCACCGTCTCGCCCAGGTTGTCCAGCACCCGGTAAGCCATCGGCGTTAGCTGGTGGTGTTCGCTGGACTCGTCAATGTCCACCTTTTCCAGTTCCGGCTCAGGTTTGGCCTTGGCGTAGAACGGGTAAATCACCTGGTACTTGCCGTAACTGAGGATCTGCGTGGTGCTCTCCCCCCAGGGTACCTGGATCACCTTGGGCTCCTCTGTCGGCTTGGCAGTGTTGACCAGGCTCAGGTGCCATTGCGCGTCGCTGACCGACGCCGGCTTGGCCGGGGCTTTGATCGTCACCTCGACTTCGAGCTTGTCCGGGCGCTCGCGGTAACTCAGGTCGATGACATGGGTCTTATGTGTCGCCGACAACGTGAAGACGGAATTGCGCACCTGCGGAATCCAGTCCCTCACATCATTGAGCCGCAGTTGGTATTCGCCATAGGGCAAACCTTCGAGAAAGATACTGGCTTCGCTGTCCGCCGGGTTCCAGGAGACTTGCACCAGGCGACGATTGCCATCGGGGCCGGTCAGGTAACCACTGATCATCTCCTTCTCGTAGCCTGGCGGCGGTAAGGAGGGGCGCAACGTCAATTGGGTCGGCGGCAAGCCGCTGGGGTCGTAGCGCATGCGATAAATCACCCCGGCAACGTCATCGCTGATCAGGATGCTGCCATCGCCCAATGCCAGAAATTCGGTGGGCCGACCCACGCAGGAGTTGTCCAGGCAGTACACATCGAATTTATCCGGATCCTGGACGAAACCGTTGATCAGCGGGATCTGATTAACCACTCGATCGCCGCCCTGAATCGTCAGCATCTGCACGTTCATGCCGGGGACTGCGCTAGAACCGGTGCCGTGCAGGGCCACCAGCAGGCGCGGGGTTTCGCGGCCATCGGGCCCGGGATAGCCGTACCAGAACATCACCCCCAGTGGCGCGGTGTTGGTCCCCTGTTCGAAGGCTGGGGCCACGTATTGATCAGGGTTGATATCGTCCAACGGCTTGTCCGAGACGATCGCGCCCGGCACCAGCGGAGGCTGGATCACTCCTGGGTTCTGGTACTCCTCCTGGGTGAACCCGGGGGTGTTTTTGCCGAACAGATAGGGCACGCCAAAATGCTGGCCGTCAGCGCTGATCCTGTTGACTTCATCAGGGTTGGCGAAACCCTGGCGATTGTTGTCGCTGAACCATATTTTGCCGGTGTTGGGGTTGAAGTCGAAGCCCACTGAATTGCGTACACCCGAGGCGAGGATCTCCCACTTTTTATCCTTATCCTCGTCACTCTCGTCCTCATCCACGGTGTCCAGCGGGTACCGCAACAAGGTGCCATAACGCGGGTCTTTGTCTTTGGGGATCATGCACAGGTTGCAGGGGATGCCGACAGCGGTGTAGAGCCATTTATCACTGGCCACCGGGCTGAAGCGCAACGGATGTTTCATGTGCCAGATACGGGTGTTGGAACCGCTGGACAGCGGCGGCAGGGGAAACCCCTTGGCATCCGGGGGAAATTTGACCACCAACTGAGGCTTGGGGTCCTTGTAGTTGTTATCGGCATCGCGCAGGCGATAAAGCCCGCCAGTGGTCGAGTAGTACAGGTCACCGTCGCGCCAGGCCACGCCATGGGGCTCTTCCTGGCCGCTGGCGATCACGTGGATGGCGGTCGGCTTGCCGGCTGCATCCAGGGGCAAGGCGTAAATCATGTCGGCGATCTTGCCGTCATACACATAGGAAGGAATCGCGCTGGATCCGACATACAGCACGTTTTTGCCCATGGCCATTTGCCGAGGCTGAATCAGCCCCTGGGCAAACAATTCGATCTTGATCCCGGGCAGACCATGGAGTTTATCAACCTCCACCGGTGGCCGGTATTTGACCTCGACAGTCTGCTCTTCGCCCGCGTCCTGCTTGAAGGAAACGATGTGCGGTGTGTTCAGCGGAACGAAGCCGTCGGCGACATTCATCACCAGTTGATAATCGCAGGCCTTGAGTTGATCCAGATGCAGGGTTTCATTGGCCTTGATGCTGATCGGGATCTCTTCGGCCTTGCAGCGCAGTACCCCGGTCAACACCTGATCGGCTCGCGACACGCCGGGCACCGCCGGTTTCAGGGGGGCCTTGCCGCTCAGGGTGGCGAAACTCAAGGTCAGTCGATTACCTTCAGGACCACCGCACTCGCCCAGGTCTTTCCAGGCGTCGGGCCAGTGACCTTGTGGTTTGCCCGGTTCATAGGCGACCTGGCGACACCAGGCCGAACTGCCAGGGCCCAGGGGCGCCTCATCATCTTTCCAGCATTCGTACCCATGGCCCCGATGAGTGACTTGCTCGCCTGGCCCATACACCTTGTCGACGACATAGGGATCCGGCGGACAGGACTGGCGGCCAGCGGGCGCGGAATGGGCCGTACCCGGAAAAAAAACCACGCCTATGATTACGCCCAGCGCGACCAGGCCCAACATGGCCAACACGCGACACACACCGACAGACTTCTCCATGATTCAGGCCTCATGCATCGGCCAGGTACCGGGTTGCCGCCTTGCAACGACCGATCAGCCGCTGCGCAGTGAACCCTCTGACCCCGGGTGGCAGGTCGCCGTAGGCGAGTCTGGCCCGATAAGGTAATTGGAATGTCTTCCAATGCGGTTCCACTGCATGACCACGACATGGCTGGACAGCCATAGAGACAGGAACTGACAGACATTCATCCGTGCATCGCCAGCCCTCGGATCCAGATGACGATCAACCGAGCAGGCGTTTTTATCAAAACGCCAATCGATCACCTGCGTCTACTGTCAAAGTTGACAGGTAGCCATCCTTCACCCGCACTCAATCACTCCTGCACAGCCAGCGGCTTGCTCAATTCGCCAATCTTCTCCAGCCGCGCCCGCACGATGTTGCGGCTGATATTGAGCAGGCGTCCGGTCTGCAACTGATTGCCATGGCAGTAGCGGTAGGCAGCGCGAAAGATCGTCTCTTCGATGTGTTCGTAGAGGTCGGGAATATTCTGTTCGAACAGCGCATTCAGTGCCGTTTCCAGGTCCACCGGGCCACTGACTGCATGGCTGAGCGGATTGGCCTGCTCCTGGCGAATACCCGAAGAGCGCATGTCCACCAGGTGCAAATCGGCCGGCGCCACCCGCTGGTTACGGCACACCAGCAAGGCATGGTGAATGGAGTTTTCCAGCTCGCGGATGTTGCCCGGCCAATTGTGCTCGAGCAGTTTGCGCTCGGTCTCGATGCTCAGGGTCGCGCGGTTGTAGCCCAGGCGCTGGCAGTATTCCTCGAGGAAAAACTCGGCCAGCGGCAGGATGTCCCCTGGGCGCTCGCGCAGCGGCGGCAGGCGAATGGTCGCC
This region of Pseudomonas fluorescens genomic DNA includes:
- a CDS encoding ABC transporter ATP-binding protein; translated protein: MSPEFVLETRGLTKEFRGFTAVDSVDLRVQKGHIHALIGPNGAGKTTVFNLLTKFLPPTRGEILYQGKTITRLKPNEIARLGLVRSFQISAVFGHMSVVENVRVALQRKRGDSYHFWKPESSLDSLNERAMQMLEEVGLADYAHTQTIELPYGRKRALELATTLALDPSVLLLDEPTQGMGHEDVNMVIELVRRAAVGRTVLMVEHNLSVVSELSDRITVLARGAILAEGDYASVSAHPQVREAYLGSEAAVQGAHA
- a CDS encoding DUF1552 domain-containing protein, with translation MDLLKSRRRFLQGLAAVSVYGSLSPFGLSRMALAGQTEQAKLKVVFVVVPDGLAVDSYTGGGFGDGRGLWHPTAQDVDTSAFTLNEISAELAAYRDQSLYLRGIMLGPGNVGHSGWNWVLRDTKSSQSSIDILLGNHLPGTEASHRSLFAGPHAGVDGTPWFVSFQDKAIRTPYRDPVLMAEALFKAPVRKRNPDGRPLRNRSFLDMALLDTREILSKLSGAEHQKLVTHLDSVEQVIKDLEMDQPPIGECKPVTLEPLDFRSARDRTQVQANHHQVVATALGCGITRVATIQIGRSAESLNIVDVSTTSNPHDCAHRYSGEPFWKGTRQWYVRQVKRFMDELARYQDPHAPEDSLLDHTLVVLTSEMADGAPEHMIDMPMVLMGGASGLLKSGDGDGRYFNITGQADRDHHSGNPVIGKRFVDMQRIWATVAKAAGTTVPYEGNIEPVTGIFTNV
- a CDS encoding DUF1592 domain-containing protein; the encoded protein is MEKSVGVCRVLAMLGLVALGVIIGVVFFPGTAHSAPAGRQSCPPDPYVVDKVYGPGEQVTHRGHGYECWKDDEAPLGPGSSAWCRQVAYEPGKPQGHWPDAWKDLGECGGPEGNRLTLSFATLSGKAPLKPAVPGVSRADQVLTGVLRCKAEEIPISIKANETLHLDQLKACDYQLVMNVADGFVPLNTPHIVSFKQDAGEEQTVEVKYRPPVEVDKLHGLPGIKIELFAQGLIQPRQMAMGKNVLYVGSSAIPSYVYDGKIADMIYALPLDAAGKPTAIHVIASGQEEPHGVAWRDGDLYYSTTGGLYRLRDADNNYKDPKPQLVVKFPPDAKGFPLPPLSSGSNTRIWHMKHPLRFSPVASDKWLYTAVGIPCNLCMIPKDKDPRYGTLLRYPLDTVDEDESDEDKDKKWEILASGVRNSVGFDFNPNTGKIWFSDNNRQGFANPDEVNRISADGQHFGVPYLFGKNTPGFTQEEYQNPGVIQPPLVPGAIVSDKPLDDINPDQYVAPAFEQGTNTAPLGVMFWYGYPGPDGRETPRLLVALHGTGSSAVPGMNVQMLTIQGGDRVVNQIPLINGFVQDPDKFDVYCLDNSCVGRPTEFLALGDGSILISDDVAGVIYRMRYDPSGLPPTQLTLRPSLPPPGYEKEMISGYLTGPDGNRRLVQVSWNPADSEASIFLEGLPYGEYQLRLNDVRDWIPQVRNSVFTLSATHKTHVIDLSYRERPDKLEVEVTIKAPAKPASVSDAQWHLSLVNTAKPTEEPKVIQVPWGESTTQILSYGKYQVIYPFYAKAKPEPELEKVDIDESSEHHQLTPMAYRVLDNLGETVLAQACTKCHSMESFATQRMATTWSAAGLDALVRQIKSMPVAGHCDTTCATEVSTHLFDVVWAPFLKPGESQGVRQLRLLTADEYAATVMDVLGVEINPEKLPADKSETDFKYPGEASKGILQAEDVKQFYDMALSVANEVTPARLRVLAPSKMGADLVTSLGLQLFRRPLSDAERERYQTLYEEQEAPGLIAALLLSPNFLYRSELGVSTTRDGTVYQLTPYEVATALSYGFLGTTPDEALLAKAQRNELQTELQIGAEIERMMRTERGIAQFNRFVSYYVKTERGVQEKPGLSAQMIQLMAQEQYLLSRNLMLNNGTFTELFTPHYTFLNQALAAHYGIAGVTGNDMRKVTVDDKRGGLLHLGLTQAATSDYQATSLVKRGIMIREQMFCHEFGAPVEPDPTDPTQPPRAITTREYWDSVNGEQASGGRCWQCHQYMNDTGSSMEHYDAAGRYRLEERAHNYNQYPQMLPIKASGPFLTATGTEPINDVRDIANIVSRSPTSQFCMADSYFRFVFGSKSDVSTSGTVKAVADGLKTSGSLAEMLKALGTSKAFIYKTERN